From the genome of Deltaproteobacteria bacterium, one region includes:
- a CDS encoding S1 family peptidase, with product MKILATTPLSLFRNANTCRLLSYSAIALTVACGASRPRGSIVKIVGGEAVESAEDKRSLASTVALMVTIDQDIKFEGKNLKGTNLVQCTGTLIGPNHIVTAAHCATLTPEAKIWKIGWGSAPRKAIESIKVTNVSYHKKWLKDAKTITPATLPNDIGVFSIEGKLPDGMIPVSLASPDEVQVGTPLLLAGYGATKEGEVNLEPVLRQVRTEVESLDKKVRKLGIKTYTGKGAASGDSGGPAYLDSNGILKLIGATHGWSEGLENVAADVGQGSYVMVNLFQGWMKCQFESHGNPLSTLIDDDSSADCDNANLYTNTINSPQSTSTSAPSTAVLPYGSPGCSYADASKYDGYGWNASSSKSCAPAAR from the coding sequence GTGAAGATCCTTGCAACTACCCCGTTATCACTGTTTAGAAACGCCAACACATGCCGCTTGCTGAGCTATTCTGCCATCGCCTTAACAGTGGCATGCGGCGCATCAAGACCAAGGGGAAGTATAGTCAAAATTGTCGGCGGTGAAGCTGTCGAATCGGCCGAAGACAAGCGGTCGTTAGCCTCGACTGTGGCCCTCATGGTAACCATCGATCAGGATATTAAATTCGAGGGTAAAAATCTTAAGGGCACCAATCTAGTTCAATGCACAGGTACACTCATTGGACCGAATCATATCGTCACAGCCGCTCACTGTGCTACCCTAACGCCAGAGGCGAAGATCTGGAAAATTGGTTGGGGATCTGCTCCCAGAAAAGCCATTGAATCCATCAAAGTGACTAACGTCTCCTATCACAAGAAGTGGCTCAAAGACGCCAAAACCATCACACCAGCGACTTTGCCCAACGACATTGGCGTATTTTCGATAGAAGGCAAACTACCCGACGGAATGATCCCGGTAAGCCTAGCCAGCCCCGATGAAGTTCAAGTAGGCACTCCCCTGCTCCTAGCGGGCTACGGTGCGACTAAAGAGGGAGAAGTTAATCTAGAGCCAGTGCTTCGTCAGGTCCGGACGGAAGTCGAGTCCTTGGACAAAAAAGTTAGAAAGCTCGGCATCAAAACTTATACCGGCAAGGGCGCTGCAAGTGGTGACTCCGGAGGTCCTGCCTACCTAGATTCAAATGGTATCCTTAAGCTGATTGGTGCAACCCATGGCTGGAGTGAGGGTTTAGAAAATGTTGCTGCCGACGTTGGTCAGGGCAGTTACGTGATGGTTAATCTCTTTCAAGGCTGGATGAAATGTCAGTTTGAGAGTCACGGCAACCCTCTATCAACTTTGATTGACGACGATTCCAGTGCAGATTGTGACAATGCTAATCTGTATACAAATACAATCAATAGTCCACAATCGACATCTACCAGTGCGCCATCGACAGCAGTCTTGCCATATGGGAGTCCTGGTTGTAGCTACGCCGACGCAAGCAAGTATGATGGTTATGGCTGGAATGCGTCGAGCAGCAAATCTTGCGCGCCAGCAGCCAGGTAA
- a CDS encoding DUF1585 domain-containing protein — MWSGESLPAVEVTKDLTPRILGVYMGPRLYPKSMFDLCIIAVLSVILASCGGLTAGSAKSVNRRAAINGGIQHSPDPGPVPGAPGGADSQAVSCKTSGDQFKTNVTPILDGKCLACHRAGGSGAGSLTLKGPNPSTAEAAVNVELLKKMLDTENVDNSKLLLMVANKDDRHAGGMVLEPGSVDFGTLKTWAASDVACTLESVPTNLSRLSGEAITMRLQALFPQASAAIISASTFDQFAARSINRAVAHPSRQFSTVVEIVMRGKANALCRYYVDDTDDKSTLFKLDSNLLLAGETAPNDVADKIALAAARNAWLYPYKVDSTETKLLADLYREAVAVGADNKAAKKAVCVAALMAPQFLFGNAGETDQIRRMALEVGRRLPTMSDYEDYHAALDKGAYLKFYVAKLQNTTTGYADSVKDWHRDWFGLRGFINLGVLAMKPAVRTPFGGISGGSVVGSWAYEELPSDSSGFAAPVRAMELLRRANTRVHTFSELCARGKEQEFDPRTTRILWQQFNPESSAWETIGGWDKSSGQWVKTPGSITLADDSKRTTSVDDVVEMRLSEDGLSNYVSGNLKDTPLDHFDSKYLSPKDRPRRVRRFSPSGEQNGYSTVKLWWSNEEVKVCNTVSRFPATCYYRPASAANFPTGRIANWNAGSGGVRPEFGPDLRDSLATPPVLDSFRCGKPNAAEILTVGSSGYSEDVAYPRGVPGDDLNDLAVNAADFYSANGTSLEDKAIGRLVEDVANEPMNLLDDILSKNKDYRLILTAPYTIGRTELELLYRNQAYNLPVYMNNVRPQASSLHLIAANTFRPIPIRYLFKSESKELLPNITGADKTYLATEFQRGSIPPKQMSGVLTQAAFLGPVSVGGGKPRSIAARMIQRLLCGLPSEFLPDLDANARRLHRNFIPTYERDSVKHLDPKAGCYGCHIVMDPLASALSADFAEDVNRSSTGEMKFAGILNNRGGTYGVRTGYEQGTGALFGKKVTGIAEVARVLADSKQFARCTVKTAFKNIFGREPEGDDNRLIDTVAKSFSTKLQYNYDGMVSELMTSPIYQRSN, encoded by the coding sequence ATGTGGTCGGGGGAAAGTCTCCCCGCTGTAGAGGTTACAAAAGATCTCACCCCTAGAATTCTGGGAGTGTATATGGGGCCCCGGCTGTACCCAAAGTCTATGTTCGACCTCTGCATAATCGCCGTTTTGAGCGTCATCTTAGCAAGCTGCGGTGGGCTCACAGCCGGAAGCGCCAAGAGCGTTAACCGCCGAGCAGCCATTAATGGGGGCATCCAGCACAGCCCAGATCCTGGTCCGGTGCCTGGAGCTCCAGGTGGTGCGGATAGCCAAGCTGTGTCCTGTAAAACATCAGGTGATCAGTTCAAGACTAACGTCACCCCTATACTTGACGGCAAGTGCCTAGCCTGCCATAGGGCTGGTGGCAGCGGCGCTGGTAGTTTAACGCTGAAAGGCCCAAATCCCTCTACTGCCGAGGCAGCCGTGAACGTTGAGCTGCTTAAAAAAATGTTGGATACGGAGAACGTCGACAACAGTAAGCTACTCCTAATGGTCGCCAATAAAGACGATCGCCACGCGGGTGGCATGGTATTGGAACCTGGCTCGGTTGACTTTGGAACACTCAAGACTTGGGCGGCCTCTGACGTCGCGTGCACCCTCGAGTCGGTCCCAACAAACCTAAGCCGTCTATCTGGCGAAGCAATCACGATGCGTCTGCAAGCACTTTTTCCTCAGGCATCTGCGGCGATTATCAGTGCAAGCACTTTTGACCAGTTTGCAGCGCGATCAATAAACCGAGCAGTAGCACATCCATCTCGCCAGTTTAGTACAGTGGTTGAGATCGTTATGCGCGGCAAAGCAAACGCACTCTGTCGTTACTACGTCGATGATACCGACGATAAAAGCACGCTCTTTAAACTGGATAGCAACCTACTACTAGCTGGGGAAACAGCTCCCAACGATGTAGCTGATAAGATCGCACTTGCCGCCGCTAGAAATGCATGGCTTTATCCTTACAAAGTCGATTCTACCGAAACCAAACTTTTAGCTGATCTCTACCGTGAAGCTGTCGCTGTTGGTGCCGACAATAAAGCGGCCAAGAAAGCAGTGTGCGTCGCAGCGCTGATGGCACCTCAATTCCTCTTTGGCAACGCCGGCGAAACTGATCAGATTCGCCGCATGGCACTTGAGGTGGGCAGAAGACTACCAACCATGAGCGACTACGAAGACTATCATGCAGCTCTAGATAAAGGCGCCTATCTGAAGTTCTACGTTGCTAAACTACAAAACACGACCACTGGATATGCTGATTCCGTCAAGGACTGGCACCGAGATTGGTTTGGGCTACGTGGCTTTATCAATCTTGGTGTCCTAGCTATGAAACCTGCGGTGCGCACTCCTTTCGGGGGTATCAGTGGTGGATCCGTGGTGGGTAGCTGGGCCTATGAGGAACTACCGAGCGATTCAAGCGGTTTCGCTGCCCCGGTGCGAGCGATGGAGTTACTACGAAGGGCTAACACAAGGGTGCATACATTTTCAGAGCTGTGTGCACGAGGTAAGGAACAAGAGTTCGATCCTCGCACAACGCGCATCTTGTGGCAGCAATTCAACCCTGAGAGTAGCGCATGGGAAACCATTGGTGGCTGGGATAAGAGTAGCGGTCAATGGGTCAAGACCCCGGGGTCGATAACACTGGCCGATGACTCAAAACGAACCACTTCAGTGGACGACGTCGTTGAAATGAGACTATCAGAGGACGGATTGAGCAATTATGTTTCTGGCAACCTCAAAGACACACCGTTAGACCATTTCGACAGTAAATACCTCAGTCCAAAGGATCGCCCTCGCCGCGTACGTAGATTTTCGCCTAGCGGTGAGCAAAATGGTTACAGCACCGTCAAATTATGGTGGAGTAACGAAGAGGTCAAAGTCTGCAACACCGTCTCGCGTTTTCCTGCAACATGTTACTACCGTCCAGCATCGGCCGCTAATTTCCCAACAGGCAGGATCGCGAACTGGAATGCCGGAAGTGGTGGTGTGCGACCAGAATTCGGACCAGATCTGCGTGATTCTTTAGCAACGCCACCAGTGCTCGACAGTTTCCGTTGCGGTAAGCCCAATGCAGCTGAAATCCTCACCGTAGGGTCGAGCGGTTACAGCGAAGATGTTGCTTACCCGCGCGGCGTCCCCGGAGATGACCTAAACGACTTAGCAGTCAATGCGGCCGATTTCTACAGTGCAAACGGAACTAGTTTGGAAGACAAAGCAATCGGCCGTTTAGTCGAAGACGTTGCTAACGAACCCATGAATCTCCTTGATGATATTCTTTCAAAAAACAAAGATTATCGCTTGATTTTGACAGCTCCGTACACTATCGGGCGTACGGAACTCGAACTTCTATACCGCAATCAGGCCTATAACCTACCAGTCTATATGAATAATGTGCGTCCGCAAGCGTCCTCGTTGCACCTGATCGCGGCAAATACTTTTAGGCCTATTCCGATTAGATATCTGTTTAAATCCGAAAGTAAAGAACTACTACCGAATATCACAGGTGCCGATAAAACTTACTTAGCAACTGAGTTTCAGCGAGGTTCGATCCCGCCAAAACAGATGTCGGGCGTACTCACCCAAGCTGCCTTCTTGGGACCAGTATCAGTCGGAGGTGGCAAGCCCCGTAGTATCGCCGCCAGGATGATCCAAAGGCTGCTTTGTGGACTACCAAGTGAGTTCTTGCCCGATTTGGACGCCAACGCGAGACGTTTGCATAGAAATTTCATCCCTACCTACGAGCGCGATAGTGTGAAGCATCTCGATCCCAAGGCGGGTTGCTATGGCTGTCACATTGTGATGGATCCGCTGGCTTCAGCGCTGAGCGCAGACTTTGCCGAAGATGTAAATCGATCCAGCACCGGTGAGATGAAGTTCGCTGGGATACTCAATAACAGGGGTGGAACCTACGGTGTCCGTACCGGCTACGAACAAGGCACCGGTGCCTTATTTGGCAAAAAAGTAACAGGCATTGCCGAGGTGGCCAGGGTGCTTGCTGATTCTAAGCAATTTGCGCGGTGTACTGTAAAAACAGCATTCAAGAATATTTTCGGCCGCGAGCCTGAAGGTGACGACAATCGTCTGATTGATACTGTGGCAAAATCGTTTAGTACCAAATTACAGTACAATTATGACGGAATGGTGTCCGAGCTCATGACGTCACCGATCTATCAGAGGAGCAATTGA
- a CDS encoding DUF1501 domain-containing protein, whose amino-acid sequence MTTKPSRRQFIQFGTAGLAIATTPLGFSSIGHADPARRSRYLINIQCRGGWDTSWHITPMVLRDTAGLSAAAINSNFHGDVATPRFNDNHAIPFGGSVLGPGMSAYNTAEFAQLMIWRGLGVPGSHSVGNFIIQDGHQSGYAASFSTIVADALAKAPDYTRPLHYVQCTEDSAGFYSQIGLYQGPGVPLNVPNSGTWKLIGSPDPNDPSANEAVRKAISKSINGLASSTDAFKLPRSKQLFSETFAIAFNASEQIAGKNFAQSPEFLATMKRYEKAVVDDLTEVIFSSSASPSIRNALSKIPGMPSSGTGMLDFLNRSIQLQAMIFPFALADFLVTRDLAAVVDVPAPGGDYHDQNDMDFIETTAGLVCLRALIIKLKNTPAPDGSGDLLNSTLLVYTSEFDRQVARTVNDARFTTRPGTNHGYTASVIMAGYGANGGKVIGGRGTGPNGVYGGVGAFLQPLPIDPQSGLPSASGKMTSQFSVLPTVLAIFGVDVPAQQVTEWDAVKPAIKPGHKAS is encoded by the coding sequence ATGACTACCAAGCCGAGTCGGCGTCAATTTATCCAGTTCGGCACCGCTGGACTAGCCATTGCAACAACCCCCCTAGGCTTCTCGTCGATAGGGCACGCGGATCCAGCAAGACGCAGCCGCTACTTAATTAATATTCAGTGCCGTGGTGGCTGGGATACTTCGTGGCACATCACCCCGATGGTGCTGCGTGATACCGCTGGCTTATCAGCTGCGGCTATAAACAGCAACTTTCACGGAGATGTAGCTACCCCGCGATTTAACGACAATCATGCGATTCCTTTCGGTGGATCGGTCCTTGGTCCCGGCATGAGCGCCTACAACACCGCTGAATTTGCCCAACTCATGATATGGCGCGGCTTGGGTGTACCAGGCAGTCACTCAGTCGGTAACTTTATCATTCAAGACGGTCATCAATCGGGATATGCAGCCTCTTTCTCAACTATTGTTGCCGATGCTCTAGCCAAGGCACCCGACTATACAAGACCTCTCCACTACGTACAGTGTACAGAAGACTCAGCGGGTTTTTACTCACAGATTGGCTTATATCAGGGCCCAGGTGTACCTTTAAACGTACCAAACAGCGGAACATGGAAGCTCATAGGTTCACCCGATCCGAATGATCCCTCTGCCAACGAGGCCGTCAGAAAAGCGATCTCAAAAAGTATCAATGGACTCGCAAGTAGCACTGACGCTTTTAAGCTACCACGTAGTAAGCAGCTCTTCAGTGAGACATTCGCTATAGCATTCAATGCCAGCGAGCAAATTGCTGGTAAAAACTTTGCTCAGAGTCCAGAGTTTCTGGCGACGATGAAGCGCTACGAAAAAGCCGTTGTCGACGACCTGACAGAGGTTATCTTCAGCTCTTCAGCCAGTCCCTCTATTCGCAACGCACTGTCCAAAATCCCAGGGATGCCAAGCTCGGGTACGGGGATGCTGGATTTTCTAAACCGCAGTATCCAGCTACAAGCAATGATCTTCCCGTTTGCTCTAGCTGATTTTTTGGTGACTCGTGATCTTGCAGCCGTCGTTGACGTACCCGCCCCAGGTGGAGACTATCACGACCAAAACGACATGGATTTTATTGAAACAACTGCGGGGCTTGTTTGCCTCAGAGCACTGATCATAAAACTTAAGAACACCCCCGCGCCTGACGGCTCCGGTGATCTTCTTAATTCAACATTACTCGTTTACACGTCCGAATTCGATCGTCAAGTTGCAAGGACTGTGAACGATGCTAGATTTACCACTAGACCGGGAACCAACCATGGCTACACTGCAAGTGTCATCATGGCTGGTTACGGTGCCAACGGCGGTAAGGTGATCGGTGGCCGTGGCACCGGGCCAAACGGCGTATATGGCGGAGTAGGAGCCTTCCTACAACCCCTTCCTATCGACCCTCAGTCGGGACTTCCAAGCGCAAGTGGCAAGATGACTAGCCAATTTTCAGTGCTTCCTACTGTGCTAGCCATCTTTGGCGTGGATGTTCCTGCGCAGCAGGTGACAGAATGGGATGCAGTCAAACCTGCAATCAAACCTGGGCATAAGGCGAGCTAA